The DNA sequence TTCGAGCCGCTACCGGCGAAGACGACGGCGGTCCGCGGCACCGTGCTGAGCCATCCGGGAGCGGCCCGTCCCGAGCGCTCGGCGCGCCAGTGGTTCGACCAGGGCCGTGACCTCGAGGCGAGGGACGGGGTGGCGGCCATCAACGCCTACCGAGAGGCGCTGAGCCGGGATCCTCGCCTTGCGGAAGCGCATCTCAACCTCGGCCGCTTGCTCCACGAGCAGCGCGACCTCGAGGCCGCCGAGCGGCACTATCGGGAGGCCACCCGGCTGCGACCGGCAGACGCCACCGCCGCCTTCAATCTCGGCGTGGCGCTGCAGGACCTCGGCCGGCCTCGAGCCGCCATCGAGGCTTATCAGCTCGCCCTGGCGGCGGACCCCGCCTACGCCGACGCCTACTTCAACCTCGCCGGCCTCTACGACGAGCTCGGCCAGCGGGCGGTGGCGATTCAGAACCTCAAGACCTACAAAGCGCTCACCGAAGGCGGCTAGCAGGCTGCTGAGAAAGTCCGCTTCGCGACTTTTCCAGCGCTGCTAGCTGTTTTTTCCGAGAGGGGCTGCGCGCCCCTCTCCGGCCCAAGAAGCGCGGTTCTTGGGCCTCCTCTCCCGTCGCGGCGGCCTTGCCGCCGCCGAGCCCTCCCGGGCTCGGTCGCAGGTTGCCGATGACTTTTTCAGCTGCCTGCTAGCGAGCACTCGGCGTCCGAGCCCAACGGGTGA is a window from the Acidobacteriota bacterium genome containing:
- a CDS encoding tetratricopeptide repeat protein, with protein sequence MNRSTEISRLDSGYSTREVARLLATTPRRVRSFVAAGVLAPRGSARRGYRFGFQDLVLLRTARELEGRSVPARRIRRALASLRRQIAPQGSLSAVKVTAEGGRVVARCRGEAWQPESGQRLLPFEPLPAKTTAVRGTVLSHPGAARPERSARQWFDQGRDLEARDGVAAINAYREALSRDPRLAEAHLNLGRLLHEQRDLEAAERHYREATRLRPADATAAFNLGVALQDLGRPRAAIEAYQLALAADPAYADAYFNLAGLYDELGQRAVAIQNLKTYKALTEGG